One Telluria mixta DNA window includes the following coding sequences:
- the ftsW gene encoding putative lipid II flippase FtsW codes for MPFQIPFKFGGSASDAPIATRARPSRMMEYDQPLVWVVVLLMLFGMVMVYSASVALPDSPKFAYLAGKNNYFLVRQAMFITISMVAGLFVFRIPVATWQRFAPLMFVATLVLLSLVLIPGVGVVVNGARRWLSLKIFNLQPSEIMKVVSVLYAADFTVRKQQYMHKLTKGFMPMAAAMALVGALLMLEPDLGAFGVVVCISMGILFLGGFNMIWFGGIGAVLVLVFSTIIALSPFRRARMFAYMNPWEEGNALDKAYQLTHSLIAFGRGEFFGVGLGGSVEKLHYLPEAHTDFIMAVIGEELGLVGVLVVIGLFYWLVKRAFDIGRQAIALEQHFAGLAAKGIGIWIGVQVFINMGVNLGLLPTKGLTLPLMSYGGSGVLFNCVGLAILLRIDYENRVRMRGGRQ; via the coding sequence ATGCCTTTCCAGATTCCCTTCAAGTTCGGCGGCAGCGCCAGCGACGCGCCGATCGCGACGCGCGCACGGCCGTCGCGCATGATGGAATACGACCAGCCGCTCGTGTGGGTCGTGGTGCTCCTGATGCTGTTCGGGATGGTGATGGTGTACTCGGCGTCGGTCGCGCTGCCGGACTCCCCCAAGTTCGCCTACCTGGCCGGCAAGAATAATTACTTCCTGGTGCGCCAGGCCATGTTCATCACGATCTCGATGGTGGCGGGCCTGTTCGTCTTCCGCATCCCCGTCGCGACGTGGCAGCGCTTTGCGCCGCTGATGTTCGTTGCCACGCTGGTCCTGCTGTCGCTCGTGCTCATCCCCGGCGTCGGCGTGGTCGTGAACGGCGCCCGGCGCTGGCTGTCGCTGAAGATTTTCAATTTGCAGCCGTCCGAGATCATGAAGGTGGTGTCCGTGCTGTACGCGGCCGACTTCACGGTGCGCAAGCAGCAGTACATGCACAAGCTGACGAAGGGCTTCATGCCGATGGCCGCCGCGATGGCGCTCGTCGGCGCGCTGCTGATGCTGGAGCCCGACCTCGGCGCGTTCGGCGTCGTCGTCTGCATCTCGATGGGCATCCTGTTCCTCGGCGGCTTCAACATGATCTGGTTCGGCGGGATCGGCGCCGTCCTGGTGCTCGTGTTCTCGACCATCATCGCGCTGTCGCCGTTCCGGCGTGCGCGCATGTTCGCGTACATGAACCCGTGGGAAGAGGGCAATGCGTTGGACAAGGCATACCAGCTGACCCATTCGCTGATCGCATTCGGCCGCGGCGAGTTCTTCGGCGTGGGCCTGGGCGGCAGCGTGGAGAAGCTGCACTACCTGCCGGAAGCGCACACGGACTTCATCATGGCCGTCATCGGCGAGGAGCTCGGTCTCGTCGGCGTTCTCGTCGTGATCGGCCTGTTCTACTGGCTCGTCAAGCGCGCCTTCGACATCGGCCGCCAGGCCATCGCGCTGGAACAACACTTCGCCGGCCTCGCCGCGAAAGGCATCGGCATCTGGATCGGCGTGCAGGTGTTCATCAACATGGGCGTGAACCTGGGCCTGCTGCCCACCAAGGGCCTGACCCTGCCGCTGATGAGCTACGGCGGTTCCGGCGTGCTGTTCAACTGCGTCGGTCTCGCGATCCTGCTGCGCATCGATTACGAAAACCGGGTACGGATGCGGGGAGGCCGGCAATGA
- the mraY gene encoding phospho-N-acetylmuramoyl-pentapeptide-transferase: MLLWLAQYFQDYLGPLRVFNYITFRAVFATITAISIGMLCGPAVIRKLTEMKVGQAVRTYGPQTHLSKHGTPTMGGVLVLIAIGVSTLLWCDLSNRLIWPVLVVTLGFGAIGWVDDYRKVVYKDPEGMRSGEKYFWMSLIGITSSLYLAFSVSAATPWEVWQLFFAWVQSGFSMDLPPKADLIVPFFKTISYPLGVWGFIALTYCVIVGASNAVNFTDGLDGLAIMPTVMVGGALGLFAYLTGNATYSKYLFIPHIPGAGELLIFCGAMAGAGLAFLWYNAHPAQMFMGDVGALALGGALGTIAVIVRQEIVLFIMGGVFVAETLSVIIQVSWFKYTKKKYGQGRRVFLMAPLHHHFEQKGWKETKVVVRFWIVTMILVLIGFSTLKLR; this comes from the coding sequence ATGCTGCTTTGGCTCGCACAATATTTTCAGGACTATCTCGGTCCGCTGCGCGTTTTTAACTACATCACGTTCCGTGCCGTGTTCGCGACCATCACCGCCATCAGCATCGGCATGCTGTGCGGCCCGGCCGTGATCCGCAAGCTCACCGAGATGAAGGTCGGCCAGGCCGTGCGCACGTACGGTCCGCAGACGCACCTGTCCAAGCACGGCACCCCGACCATGGGCGGCGTGCTCGTGCTGATCGCCATCGGCGTCTCGACCTTGCTGTGGTGCGACCTGTCGAACCGCCTGATCTGGCCCGTGCTCGTCGTTACGCTGGGCTTCGGCGCCATCGGCTGGGTCGACGATTACCGCAAGGTCGTCTACAAGGACCCCGAGGGCATGCGCTCGGGCGAAAAATACTTCTGGATGTCGCTGATCGGCATTACCTCGTCGCTGTACCTCGCGTTCTCCGTGTCCGCCGCGACGCCGTGGGAAGTGTGGCAGCTGTTCTTCGCGTGGGTGCAGTCCGGCTTCTCGATGGACCTGCCGCCGAAGGCCGACCTGATCGTCCCGTTCTTCAAGACCATCAGCTATCCGCTGGGCGTGTGGGGCTTCATCGCGCTCACGTACTGCGTGATCGTGGGGGCTTCCAACGCCGTCAACTTCACGGATGGCCTGGACGGTCTCGCCATCATGCCGACCGTGATGGTGGGCGGCGCCCTGGGCCTGTTCGCCTATCTCACCGGTAACGCGACGTATTCGAAATACCTGTTCATCCCGCACATCCCGGGCGCCGGCGAACTCCTGATTTTCTGCGGCGCGATGGCCGGCGCGGGCCTGGCCTTCCTCTGGTATAACGCGCACCCCGCGCAGATGTTCATGGGCGACGTGGGCGCGCTGGCGCTGGGCGGCGCGCTCGGCACCATCGCCGTCATCGTGCGCCAGGAGATCGTCCTGTTCATCATGGGCGGCGTGTTCGTCGCCGAGACGCTGTCCGTGATCATCCAGGTCAGCTGGTTCAAGTACACGAAAAAGAAGTATGGCCAGGGACGCCGCGTGTTTTTGATGGCGCCTTTGCACCACCACTTCGAACAGAAGGGCTGGAAGGAGACCAAGGTCGTCGTCCGTTTCTGGATCGTGACGATGATCCTGGTCCTGATCGGTTTCTCCACCCTCAAACTGCGCTGA
- the murD gene encoding UDP-N-acetylmuramoyl-L-alanine--D-glutamate ligase, with amino-acid sequence MNYDGKTALVLGLGESGLAIALWLARSGARVRVADTRAEPARLPALRAAVADAEFVAGPFTANLLDGVDFVAVSPGLAPDRELAEIAPAAAARHVPLWGEIELFAQALSNLKAEQGYSPKVIAITGTNGKTTVTSLTGLLCRRAGLTTKVAGNISPAALDVLREVIDANELPQAWVLELSSFQLHTTYSLNPDAATVLNITQDHLDWHGSMAAYAADKARIFGADTVRVLNRDDSVVMGMTAPGAAITTFGTGEPDAPGSFGLVNERGVLWLANANPGEEPEKKKKKNEPAEPVEVVINRLMPADALHIRGLHNASNALAALALCRSVGLPLAPLLHGLREYQGEPHRVELITSIDNVEYYDDSKGTNVGATVAALEGLGKTFGETDRQILLIAGGDGKGQDFSPLAGPCARYVRAVLLIGRDGPAIGAALEPTGVPCFELPGLPEAVRRANGLAKSGDVVLLSPACASLDMFTNYAHRAQVFVDAVRDIALEKGQEI; translated from the coding sequence ATGAACTACGACGGCAAAACCGCACTGGTACTGGGGCTCGGCGAATCGGGCCTGGCGATCGCGCTGTGGCTCGCGCGCTCGGGCGCCCGCGTGCGCGTGGCCGACACGCGCGCCGAGCCGGCACGCCTGCCCGCGCTGCGCGCTGCCGTAGCGGATGCCGAATTCGTCGCCGGCCCGTTCACGGCGAACCTGCTGGACGGCGTGGACTTCGTCGCCGTCAGCCCCGGCCTGGCGCCGGACCGTGAACTGGCCGAGATCGCGCCGGCAGCCGCCGCACGCCACGTGCCGCTGTGGGGCGAGATCGAGCTGTTCGCGCAGGCGCTGTCGAACCTGAAGGCGGAGCAGGGGTACTCCCCGAAAGTCATCGCCATCACGGGTACGAACGGCAAGACGACGGTGACGAGCCTCACCGGCTTGTTGTGCCGCCGCGCCGGTCTCACGACGAAGGTCGCCGGCAACATCAGCCCCGCCGCGCTGGACGTGCTGCGCGAGGTGATCGATGCGAACGAGCTGCCGCAAGCCTGGGTGCTGGAACTCTCCAGCTTCCAGCTGCACACGACGTACAGCCTGAACCCGGACGCCGCGACCGTCCTGAACATCACGCAGGACCACCTCGACTGGCACGGCAGCATGGCCGCCTATGCCGCCGACAAGGCCCGCATCTTCGGCGCCGACACCGTCCGTGTGCTGAACCGCGACGACAGCGTCGTGATGGGCATGACGGCGCCGGGCGCTGCGATCACCACGTTCGGCACCGGCGAACCGGATGCGCCGGGCAGCTTCGGCCTCGTGAACGAGCGTGGCGTGCTGTGGTTGGCGAATGCGAACCCGGGCGAAGAACCCGAGAAGAAGAAAAAGAAAAACGAGCCGGCCGAACCCGTCGAAGTCGTCATCAACCGGTTGATGCCTGCCGACGCGCTGCACATCCGCGGCCTGCACAACGCCTCGAACGCGCTGGCCGCGCTGGCGCTGTGCCGGTCCGTCGGCCTGCCGCTGGCGCCGCTGCTGCACGGCCTGCGCGAATACCAGGGCGAGCCGCACCGCGTGGAGCTCATCACCAGCATCGACAACGTCGAGTACTACGACGATTCCAAGGGCACGAACGTCGGCGCCACCGTCGCCGCGCTGGAAGGCCTCGGTAAAACGTTCGGCGAGACGGACCGCCAGATCCTGCTCATCGCGGGCGGCGACGGCAAGGGCCAGGATTTCAGCCCGCTGGCCGGCCCGTGCGCGCGCTACGTACGCGCCGTGCTGCTGATCGGCCGCGACGGCCCCGCCATCGGCGCCGCCCTGGAGCCCACCGGCGTGCCGTGCTTCGAGCTTCCGGGCCTGCCGGAAGCCGTGCGCCGCGCGAACGGTCTGGCGAAGTCGGGTGACGTCGTGCTGCTGTCGCCCGCCTGCGCGAGCCTGGATATGTTCACGAACTACGCGCACCGCGCCCAGGTCTTCGTGGACGCCGTGCGCGACATCGCGCTCGAGAAGGGACAGGAGATCTGA